The Pseudolabrys sp. FHR47 genome contains a region encoding:
- a CDS encoding DNA polymerase Y family protein, protein MTVSSSPRMLSLWLPRFATDRIRRLRETTPVPHEGLPLVVAGKRGNADVLIAINEAAEQLGLFAGMALAQARAMHPALDVVPEDARADGELLESIADWCLRYTPLVACDAPDGLLLDISGCAHLYGGERELVADLGRRLTQAGFAYRVAIAGTIGAAWAAAHDGQPDTYANGEERDLLAPLPLDALRLPPPVVASLGRVGLKTIGDIIDMPRSPLTARFGAGLLRQLDRALGREHEPLTPRLPVAPYVAEERFYEPIAREEDVLGTVQKLAARLSMTLERHGDGARRIELTLFRTDGALRRIAAGTARPLRDAADIRALFAERLVTIADELDPGFGFDMARLSVLIAEPAPAEQIGLGSAEDAGELVRLVDRLSARLGAQRVRRAVAQDSHIPELASVTLPAQMTVKDDGWAAYNRHRSAVELAPRPLRLLARPEPIEAVAEVPDGPPLRFKWRRALHDIVAAEGPERIEGAWWQEENIETSPAGNRARDYFRVEDRSGHRFWLFRAGLYRDLVPGTAPPSWFVHGMFG, encoded by the coding sequence ATGACCGTTTCGTCCTCGCCACGCATGCTGAGCCTGTGGCTGCCCCGCTTCGCCACCGACCGCATCAGAAGGTTGCGTGAAACCACTCCTGTTCCGCATGAAGGCTTACCCCTCGTCGTTGCCGGCAAACGCGGCAATGCCGATGTGCTGATCGCCATCAACGAAGCCGCCGAACAACTCGGCCTGTTTGCCGGCATGGCGCTGGCGCAGGCGCGCGCCATGCATCCCGCGCTCGATGTCGTGCCAGAAGACGCGCGCGCCGATGGCGAATTGCTCGAGAGCATCGCCGACTGGTGCCTGCGCTACACGCCACTTGTCGCCTGCGACGCGCCGGATGGCTTGCTGCTCGACATTTCCGGTTGCGCGCATCTTTATGGCGGCGAACGCGAACTGGTCGCCGATCTCGGCCGCCGCCTGACGCAAGCCGGCTTTGCCTATCGCGTCGCCATCGCCGGCACCATCGGCGCCGCCTGGGCGGCAGCGCATGACGGCCAGCCCGATACCTATGCCAATGGCGAGGAGCGCGACTTGCTAGCGCCGCTACCACTTGACGCGCTGCGCCTGCCGCCGCCGGTCGTCGCTTCGCTCGGCCGCGTCGGTCTGAAAACGATCGGCGACATCATCGACATGCCGCGCTCGCCGCTCACCGCGCGCTTCGGCGCCGGATTGCTGCGCCAGCTCGACCGCGCTTTGGGCCGCGAGCACGAACCGTTGACACCACGTTTGCCAGTGGCGCCTTACGTCGCCGAGGAGCGTTTCTACGAACCGATCGCGCGCGAGGAAGACGTGCTCGGCACCGTCCAGAAACTGGCGGCGCGTCTGTCGATGACGCTGGAGCGACACGGCGACGGCGCCCGCCGTATCGAACTGACCTTGTTCCGCACCGACGGCGCGCTACGCCGCATCGCCGCGGGCACCGCGCGGCCGCTGCGCGATGCCGCCGACATACGCGCGCTGTTTGCCGAGCGGCTCGTCACCATCGCCGACGAACTCGATCCCGGCTTCGGCTTCGACATGGCACGGCTGTCGGTGCTGATCGCCGAGCCGGCGCCGGCCGAGCAGATCGGCCTGGGCTCGGCGGAGGATGCCGGCGAGCTGGTGCGGTTGGTCGATCGCCTGAGCGCACGGCTTGGGGCGCAGCGCGTTCGTCGCGCCGTGGCGCAGGACAGTCATATTCCCGAACTCGCGTCGGTCACCTTGCCCGCGCAGATGACAGTGAAAGACGACGGCTGGGCCGCATACAACCGCCATCGCAGCGCCGTTGAGCTCGCGCCGCGGCCGCTGCGGCTGCTGGCGAGGCCGGAGCCGATCGAAGCCGTCGCCGAAGTGCCGGACGGCCCGCCCTTGCGCTTCAAATGGCGACGCGCGCTGCACGACATCGTCGCCGCCGAAGGCCCCGAACGCATCGAAGGCGCATGGTGGCAGGAAGAAAACATCGAGACATCACCCGCCGGCAACCGCGCCCGCGACTACTTCCGCGTCGAGGACAGAAGCGGCCATCGCTTCTGGCTGTTCCGCGCCGGGCTCTATCGCGATCTCGTCCCCGGCACCGCGCCGCCGTCGTGGTTCGTGCACGGGATGTTTGGGTAA
- a CDS encoding shikimate dehydrogenase — MSNNRKAVCVVGWPAGHSRSPLIHQYWMKKHGVDAEYRKEAIPPEQFADFITHLRERGYVGCNVTVPHKQAAMELTVADDRAKAVGAANTLWFDGDKLRSTNTDVEGFLANLDQMTPGWDRGLESAVVLGAGGGARAVVYALIQREVQRIHIVNRSPERAEGLRARFGSRVNVAQWGEMTGLLGGAGLLVNTTSLGMVGQPQIDINLRCPMSMVVADLVYVPLETKLLAAARDKGLRVADGLGMLLHQAVRGFELWFGVKPEVTPDLRKLIEEDLAPHAEPKPAAPVKTTKPRAPKKTRG; from the coding sequence ATGAGTAATAATCGCAAGGCCGTTTGTGTGGTCGGCTGGCCGGCCGGCCATTCGCGCTCGCCTCTCATCCACCAGTACTGGATGAAGAAGCACGGCGTCGACGCGGAGTATCGCAAGGAGGCGATCCCGCCCGAGCAATTCGCCGATTTCATCACGCATCTGCGCGAGCGCGGCTATGTCGGCTGCAACGTCACGGTGCCGCACAAGCAGGCGGCGATGGAACTGACGGTCGCGGACGATCGCGCCAAGGCGGTCGGCGCGGCCAATACCTTGTGGTTCGACGGCGACAAACTGCGCTCGACCAACACCGATGTCGAAGGCTTTCTCGCCAATCTCGATCAGATGACACCGGGCTGGGACCGCGGGCTTGAGAGCGCGGTGGTGCTCGGGGCCGGCGGCGGTGCGCGCGCCGTTGTCTATGCGCTGATCCAGCGCGAGGTGCAACGCATCCATATCGTCAACCGCTCGCCGGAACGCGCCGAGGGTTTGCGCGCGCGGTTCGGTTCGCGTGTCAACGTGGCGCAATGGGGAGAAATGACCGGCTTGCTCGGCGGCGCCGGGCTTCTGGTCAACACGACGTCGCTCGGCATGGTCGGACAGCCGCAGATCGACATCAACCTGCGTTGTCCGATGTCGATGGTGGTGGCGGATCTTGTTTATGTACCGCTCGAGACCAAGCTCCTGGCCGCGGCGCGCGACAAGGGTCTGCGGGTTGCCGACGGGCTCGGTATGCTGCTGCATCAGGCGGTGCGCGGTTTTGAACTGTGGTTTGGTGTGAAGCCCGAGGTGACGCCGGATTTGCGCAAGCTGATCGAGGAAGACCTGGCGCCGCATGCGGAGCCGAAGCCGGCGGCGCCGGTGAAAACGACGAAACCGCGGGCGCCGAAGAAGACGCGCGGTTAG
- a CDS encoding ImuA family protein — protein sequence MLDALRQQLTRLQKPAGLAEGPAVLPLDVSAVDDVLGGGLLRGALHEIAAAGEAHLPAATGFTLGLAALAGGNKHLVWIAEDMALAESGVPYGAALEAFGLSPKRLVIVSAAHRHELMAAMEEALHCRAVGVVLGEMRNGPLDAVAVRRLSLAAGDSGALALLLRAQPAHDASTAATRWTVQAAPSAAPGHREFGAPRFAVHLTRNRRGPSASWILEWRNPDDRFVLATHAEPVAAPLRHRPHQKVA from the coding sequence ATGCTCGACGCGCTGCGCCAGCAGCTCACCCGCTTGCAGAAACCAGCCGGCCTCGCCGAGGGTCCGGCGGTGCTGCCGCTGGATGTGAGCGCCGTGGACGACGTCCTCGGTGGCGGTCTTCTGCGCGGCGCGCTGCACGAAATCGCCGCCGCTGGCGAAGCGCACCTGCCGGCGGCCACCGGTTTTACGTTGGGGCTGGCGGCCCTCGCCGGCGGCAACAAGCATCTCGTCTGGATCGCCGAGGACATGGCACTGGCCGAGAGTGGCGTGCCTTATGGCGCCGCCCTCGAGGCCTTCGGGCTGTCGCCTAAGCGGCTTGTCATCGTTTCGGCCGCTCATCGGCATGAGTTGATGGCGGCAATGGAAGAAGCCCTGCACTGCCGCGCTGTCGGCGTTGTGCTCGGCGAAATGCGCAACGGCCCACTCGATGCCGTCGCGGTGCGGCGGCTGTCGCTCGCCGCGGGCGATAGCGGCGCCCTCGCCCTCCTCCTGCGCGCACAGCCTGCGCATGACGCCTCCACCGCTGCGACGCGATGGACCGTACAAGCGGCGCCTTCCGCCGCTCCGGGTCACCGCGAATTCGGCGCGCCGCGCTTTGCCGTTCATCTCACCCGCAATCGACGCGGCCCGTCCGCCTCCTGGATTCTGGAATGGAGAAATCCCGATGACCGTTTCGTCCTCGCCACGCATGCTGAGCCTGTGGCTGCCCCGCTTCGCCACCGACCGCATCAGAAGGTTGCGTGA
- a CDS encoding MAPEG family protein, producing the protein MPLIVPAYAAVLGLMFVAISFRVANTRRTMRIGLGTGGDRQLERYIRVQGNFAEYVPLALILLTFLEMQAWPAWLMHTLCALLLVARAAHALGVAREPEDIRFRVTGMVTTLSILIATSVLLLAGGILGR; encoded by the coding sequence ATGCCGCTGATCGTCCCCGCCTACGCCGCCGTGCTCGGCCTGATGTTCGTCGCAATTTCGTTCCGCGTCGCCAATACACGGCGCACGATGCGCATCGGTCTCGGCACCGGCGGCGACCGACAATTGGAACGCTATATCCGCGTCCAGGGCAATTTCGCCGAATATGTGCCGCTGGCGCTGATCCTGCTGACCTTCCTCGAGATGCAGGCCTGGCCGGCCTGGCTCATGCACACGCTCTGCGCCCTCCTGCTCGTCGCCCGCGCCGCACACGCCCTCGGCGTCGCCCGGGAGCCGGAAGACATCCGGTTCCGCGTCACAGGCATGGTCACGACCTTGTCCATCCTGATCGCCACCTCGGTGCTGCTGCTCGCCGGCGGCATTCTGGGCCGTTAG
- a CDS encoding alpha-hydroxy acid oxidase — MRVAACIDDLRKIAKSRVPRAFFDYADSGSYSEQTLRANRTDLEAIILKQRVLVDVSARDLTTTVLGKKLAAPMIHAPIGLLGMQHGDGEILAARAANEAGIPFTLSTMSIGSIEQVAEGTGKPFWFQLYVIKDRGFSKQLMDRAIAAKVDTLVLTVDLQVLGQRHRDVHNGLTVPPQFKIKNVIDIATKPAWAWSVLWGKSKTFGNIAGHVPGMESVNSLSGWTTQQFDPALNWKDLEWIRKYWPGKLVIKGILDIDDAKTAVKLGADAIVVSNHGGRQLDGTSSSIAMLPRVADAVGSDTEILFDGGIRTGADIMRALALGARACMVGRAFVWGLGAGGQEGVAKAIDILKKELSVTMALTGVAKVSEIDGHVIEGGEVRKKSAAARKPKAKAAAKAAE, encoded by the coding sequence ATGAGAGTTGCCGCCTGCATCGACGATCTGCGCAAGATCGCCAAGAGCCGCGTGCCGCGCGCCTTTTTCGACTATGCCGATTCCGGCTCCTACAGCGAGCAGACCCTGCGGGCGAACCGGACCGACCTCGAGGCCATCATCCTGAAACAGCGCGTGCTGGTCGATGTCTCGGCGCGCGACCTCACCACCACCGTACTCGGCAAGAAGCTGGCCGCGCCGATGATCCACGCCCCGATCGGACTTCTCGGCATGCAGCACGGCGACGGCGAAATCCTCGCCGCGCGCGCCGCCAACGAGGCCGGCATTCCCTTCACGCTGTCGACCATGTCGATCGGCTCGATCGAGCAAGTGGCCGAAGGCACGGGCAAACCGTTCTGGTTTCAGCTTTACGTCATCAAGGACCGTGGTTTCTCCAAGCAACTGATGGACCGCGCCATCGCCGCCAAGGTCGACACGCTCGTCCTCACGGTGGACCTGCAGGTGCTCGGCCAGCGCCACCGCGACGTTCACAACGGCCTGACCGTACCGCCGCAGTTCAAGATCAAGAACGTCATCGACATTGCCACCAAGCCGGCCTGGGCCTGGAGCGTGCTCTGGGGCAAGAGCAAGACCTTCGGCAACATCGCCGGCCATGTGCCGGGCATGGAAAGCGTCAATTCGCTCTCGGGCTGGACGACGCAACAGTTCGACCCGGCGCTGAACTGGAAAGATCTCGAATGGATCAGGAAGTACTGGCCGGGCAAACTGGTCATCAAGGGCATCCTCGACATCGATGATGCAAAGACCGCGGTGAAGTTAGGGGCCGACGCTATCGTGGTGTCGAACCACGGCGGCCGCCAGCTCGACGGCACCTCGTCTTCGATCGCCATGCTGCCGCGCGTCGCGGACGCGGTCGGCAGCGACACCGAAATTCTGTTCGATGGCGGCATCCGCACCGGCGCCGACATCATGCGCGCACTGGCGCTCGGCGCCCGCGCCTGCATGGTTGGCCGGGCTTTTGTCTGGGGTCTCGGCGCGGGCGGGCAGGAAGGCGTCGCCAAAGCGATCGACATCCTCAAGAAGGAATTGAGCGTCACCATGGCGCTGACCGGCGTCGCCAAGGTCTCGGAAATCGACGGCCACGTCATCGAGGGCGGCGAGGTGAGGAAGAAGTCGGCGGCCGCACGCAAGCCGAAAGCCAAGGCGGCGGCGAAGGCGGCGGAGTAA
- a CDS encoding DUF3422 family protein: MSAEVKIGTGSEARLAPHPLRAAVLGEVHARPFTPMETPRRIIHFAFATPGEAGKNDRAALTALCARDKREPLDAAAKHHRIAFDDATLRWEQHTEFTTYTWELPSASTQPFYPDAASLSARMASVPQPGPLLVALDLHLLADDAERKIAVDYLFDHASLAVAENADGTALFATDFQADAAGFVRILLLDRGLGAERAGALVQRIVETETYRTLALLGLPEAHRVQSSIGRIETRLAELTQEICTAHQLPDNQRLLNELTALAAELEAGAGASHYRFGASRAYNEIVRLRLETIGERKASIYPTWSSFLARRLAPAMRTCVATEDRQATLSQRLARAANLLRTRVDVELERQNRDLLKSMNERTRLQLRLQTTVEGLSVAAVSYYVVGLFHYVVEGAHAKGLHVDTTFATALFVPVAMLMIWLLVRGIRKRHVGGE; encoded by the coding sequence ATGAGCGCCGAGGTGAAAATCGGGACCGGCAGTGAAGCGCGGCTTGCGCCGCATCCCTTGCGCGCGGCTGTGCTCGGAGAAGTCCATGCCCGGCCGTTCACGCCTATGGAGACGCCGCGCCGGATCATCCATTTCGCCTTTGCAACCCCGGGCGAGGCTGGCAAGAACGACCGCGCGGCACTGACCGCCTTGTGCGCGCGCGACAAGCGCGAGCCGCTCGATGCCGCCGCCAAGCACCACCGCATCGCCTTCGATGACGCGACCTTGCGGTGGGAGCAGCATACCGAGTTCACCACCTACACCTGGGAACTGCCTTCGGCATCGACCCAGCCGTTCTATCCCGACGCGGCGTCGCTCTCGGCGCGAATGGCATCGGTGCCGCAGCCGGGGCCACTGCTGGTCGCGCTCGATCTGCATCTGCTGGCCGACGATGCGGAGCGCAAGATCGCGGTCGATTATCTGTTCGATCACGCCAGCCTCGCAGTGGCGGAGAATGCCGACGGTACCGCGCTGTTCGCCACCGATTTCCAGGCTGACGCCGCCGGCTTCGTGCGCATTCTCCTGCTCGATCGCGGTCTCGGCGCCGAGCGCGCGGGCGCGCTGGTGCAGCGGATCGTCGAGACCGAGACCTATCGCACTCTGGCGCTGCTCGGACTGCCGGAAGCGCACCGGGTACAATCGTCGATCGGCCGCATCGAAACGCGGCTCGCCGAACTGACGCAGGAGATTTGCACCGCGCATCAGTTGCCCGACAACCAGCGCCTGCTCAATGAACTGACCGCGCTCGCAGCCGAACTCGAAGCCGGCGCTGGCGCCAGCCATTATCGCTTCGGCGCGAGCCGCGCCTATAACGAGATCGTACGGCTGCGGCTCGAAACCATCGGCGAGCGCAAGGCGAGTATCTATCCGACCTGGAGTTCGTTTCTGGCGCGGCGTCTGGCACCAGCCATGCGCACCTGCGTCGCCACCGAGGACCGGCAGGCGACCTTGTCGCAGCGGCTGGCGCGCGCCGCGAACCTGCTGCGCACGCGGGTCGACGTCGAACTGGAGCGGCAAAACCGCGATCTGCTCAAGTCGATGAACGAGCGCACGCGCCTGCAATTGCGGCTGCAGACCACGGTCGAGGGCCTGTCGGTGGCCGCGGTGAGCTATTATGTCGTCGGCCTGTTTCACTATGTCGTCGAGGGTGCGCATGCCAAGGGCCTGCATGTCGACACCACCTTCGCCACGGCCTTGTTCGTGCCGGTCGCAATGCTCATGATCTGGCTGCTGGTGCGCGGCATCCGCAAGAGGCATGTCGGCGGGGAGTGA
- a CDS encoding OB-fold nucleic acid binding domain-containing protein, with translation MPLGEEVVNDYRFLRLSLRAHPASFLRTDLSARNVQPNEALRTIKTGARIAISGLVTCRQRPGSAKGVVFMTLEDETSVANVIVWPKVFERVRPIVLGARYVSVTGRVQSESGVIHVVADEIQDLTFLLARLAEQGADIDSLVRADEVRRPVEEMREARRNGGRESRLERLICEMPELAADLGVHAPGSAHIPLRSASARTAVARKAR, from the coding sequence ATGCCGCTCGGCGAGGAAGTCGTCAACGACTACCGCTTTCTGCGCTTGTCGCTGCGCGCGCATCCGGCTTCGTTCCTGCGCACCGATCTGTCCGCGCGTAACGTCCAGCCCAACGAAGCCCTGCGCACCATCAAGACCGGCGCACGCATCGCCATTTCCGGCCTTGTCACCTGCCGGCAGCGGCCGGGCTCGGCCAAGGGCGTGGTGTTCATGACGCTGGAGGACGAAACCAGCGTCGCCAATGTCATTGTCTGGCCCAAAGTGTTTGAGCGCGTGCGGCCGATCGTGCTCGGCGCGCGCTATGTCTCGGTGACCGGCCGCGTACAATCGGAGTCGGGCGTCATCCACGTCGTCGCCGACGAAATCCAGGATCTCACCTTTCTGCTGGCGCGGCTCGCCGAACAGGGCGCCGATATCGACAGCCTCGTCCGGGCCGACGAAGTACGACGCCCGGTCGAGGAAATGCGCGAGGCGCGCCGCAACGGCGGCCGCGAAAGTCGCCTCGAGCGGCTCATTTGTGAGATGCCGGAACTCGCCGCCGACCTCGGCGTGCACGCGCCCGGGTCGGCGCATATCCCGCTCCGCAGTGCGTCCGCTCGCACCGCCGTGGCACGGAAGGCGCGCTAA
- a CDS encoding 2-hydroxyacid dehydrogenase: MKSIFFDCNDQLGPVWEQVLRPDDPPIDVNMTPFKKEELPLVIAGYDIAIDDHSYMPTDLVERCKQLKHIVFLGTGAASYMNIAELNERGIKVHIIKGYGDVAVAEHTMALLFACARDIARMDREVRGGTWAPKEGMQLQGKTVGLIGLGGIGAEFARMAAGIGMNVTAYNRTPKPELGIKQVDIETLLKTSDVVSLHLTLGDETRGFLSAERITMMKHSAILVNTARGALVDEQALIQALKGGIIRHAGLDVFHSEPLDAKSELAQLPNVTLTSHAAFRTLEASQTLLRRAIDIVKSIKE, translated from the coding sequence ATGAAATCCATCTTTTTCGATTGCAACGACCAGCTTGGGCCGGTCTGGGAGCAGGTCTTGCGCCCTGACGATCCGCCGATCGACGTCAACATGACGCCGTTCAAGAAGGAGGAACTGCCGCTGGTCATCGCCGGCTACGACATCGCCATCGACGACCACTCCTATATGCCGACCGACCTGGTCGAGCGCTGCAAGCAGCTCAAGCACATCGTGTTCCTGGGCACCGGCGCGGCCAGCTACATGAACATCGCCGAGCTGAACGAGCGTGGCATCAAAGTTCACATCATCAAGGGCTATGGCGACGTCGCGGTCGCTGAGCATACCATGGCGCTGCTGTTCGCCTGCGCCCGCGACATCGCGCGCATGGACCGCGAGGTGCGCGGCGGCACCTGGGCACCGAAAGAGGGCATGCAACTTCAAGGCAAGACCGTCGGCCTCATCGGCCTCGGCGGCATCGGCGCCGAATTCGCTCGCATGGCGGCAGGCATCGGCATGAACGTCACCGCCTATAACCGCACGCCTAAACCGGAACTCGGCATCAAGCAGGTCGATATTGAAACGCTACTCAAGACGTCGGACGTCGTGTCGCTGCATCTGACCCTCGGCGACGAGACCCGTGGCTTCCTCAGCGCCGAACGCATCACCATGATGAAGCACAGTGCCATTCTGGTGAACACCGCGCGCGGCGCGCTGGTCGACGAGCAGGCGCTGATTCAGGCGCTCAAGGGCGGCATCATCCGCCACGCAGGCCTCGACGTATTTCACTCCGAGCCGCTCGACGCGAAATCCGAACTGGCGCAATTGCCGAATGTGACGCTGACCTCGCACGCGGCCTTCCGCACTCTGGAAGCTTCGCAGACGTTGCTGCGGCGGGCGATCGATATCGTGAAATCGATCAAGGAGTGA
- a CDS encoding thioesterase family protein, translating to MTRPQPLSLSDFRHITDITTRWMDNDVYGHVNNAVYYSFFDTTVSGYLLKSGAVNFNESTVIGLAVESKCSYFAPIAFPDRVRGALKVGHLGTSSVRYDVGIFRNDDQIASAQGYFVHVYVDRASNKPVPLPEKLKAALTPICDTKAP from the coding sequence ATGACTCGTCCCCAGCCACTATCTCTGTCCGATTTCCGTCACATCACCGACATCACCACGCGTTGGATGGACAACGACGTCTACGGCCACGTCAATAACGCGGTCTATTACTCGTTCTTCGACACCACGGTGAGCGGCTATCTGCTGAAGAGCGGCGCGGTGAATTTCAACGAGAGCACCGTGATCGGCCTCGCCGTGGAATCGAAGTGCAGCTATTTCGCGCCGATCGCCTTCCCGGATCGCGTGCGCGGCGCGCTCAAGGTCGGCCACCTCGGCACCTCGAGCGTGCGCTACGACGTCGGCATCTTCCGCAACGATGACCAGATCGCCTCGGCGCAGGGCTATTTCGTCCACGTCTATGTCGACCGCGCCAGCAACAAGCCGGTGCCGCTGCCGGAAAAGCTGAAGGCGGCACTGACGCCGATCTGTGATACAAAGGCGCCATGA
- a CDS encoding FAD-dependent oxidoreductase yields MSLADERFEQMFPVLDPVQVEIMARFASAPAQTFAPGEPIFETGQRDVPAHLILEGALEIVRRDGLHRFASVISHGPGQFSGEVSQLSGRGSIPSGRAGPNGLTALPFDAAHIRALMVGSAEIGEIVMRAFILRRVALIQAEGAGSLLIGHPNMPEVVRLQGFLSRNGYPCMVMNVETDADARDAVERFGIRDDELPLMICPNGKLLKRPSDAEAGACLGITPELDHGKVYDVAVVGAGPAGLAAAVYGASEGLSMIVLDTRAFGGQAGASARIENYLGFPTGISGMALAGRAFNQAQKFGAEIAIPLSVEKLDCGDADCAARKPFKLELTDGRGTLLARTVIVASGARYRRPAIHNLSDFDNNGISFWASPIEAKLCEGEEVALIGGGNSAGQAVVFLAPKVKHLHLIVRRPLEATMSKYLIDRIQALPNVSLHVGKEIVSLDGDASGLRGATFREIRSGTEKSLPLRHLFLFIGADPNADWLEGCVATDGKGFVITGAEFDRATARPPHPLETSVPGVFAIGDVRAGSTKRVGAAIGEGAAVVSQIHQVLALADEPMPQAAE; encoded by the coding sequence ATGAGCCTCGCTGACGAACGTTTCGAGCAGATGTTTCCGGTTCTCGACCCGGTTCAGGTTGAGATCATGGCGCGCTTTGCCAGCGCGCCGGCACAGACATTCGCGCCGGGCGAGCCGATCTTCGAAACCGGCCAGCGCGATGTACCGGCGCACCTGATCCTCGAGGGCGCGCTTGAGATCGTACGCCGCGATGGTCTGCACCGTTTCGCATCGGTGATTTCACATGGCCCCGGCCAATTTTCCGGCGAGGTCAGCCAGTTGAGCGGCCGTGGCAGTATCCCGTCGGGCCGTGCCGGACCGAACGGCCTGACGGCGCTGCCGTTCGACGCTGCCCATATCCGCGCTCTGATGGTTGGCTCCGCCGAAATCGGTGAGATCGTCATGCGCGCCTTCATTTTGCGCCGTGTGGCATTGATCCAGGCCGAAGGCGCCGGGTCGCTGTTGATCGGCCATCCGAACATGCCGGAGGTCGTCCGCCTACAGGGATTCCTGTCGCGCAACGGCTATCCCTGCATGGTGATGAACGTCGAAACCGACGCCGACGCCCGCGACGCGGTCGAGCGCTTCGGCATCCGTGACGACGAACTGCCACTGATGATCTGCCCGAACGGCAAGCTGCTGAAGCGGCCGAGCGATGCGGAAGCCGGTGCCTGCCTTGGCATCACGCCGGAGCTCGATCACGGCAAGGTCTATGACGTCGCCGTGGTTGGCGCCGGGCCCGCAGGCTTGGCGGCCGCCGTGTACGGCGCATCCGAAGGCCTGTCGATGATCGTGCTCGACACCCGTGCCTTCGGCGGCCAGGCCGGCGCCTCGGCGCGCATCGAGAACTATCTCGGCTTCCCGACCGGTATTTCCGGCATGGCGCTGGCCGGCCGCGCTTTCAACCAGGCACAAAAATTCGGCGCCGAGATCGCCATCCCGTTGTCGGTCGAGAAGCTCGATTGCGGCGACGCCGATTGCGCCGCGCGCAAGCCGTTCAAGCTCGAACTCACCGATGGTCGCGGCACCTTGCTCGCGCGCACCGTCATCGTCGCCTCCGGCGCGCGCTACCGCCGGCCGGCGATCCACAATCTATCGGATTTCGACAATAATGGCATTTCCTTCTGGGCCTCGCCGATCGAAGCCAAGTTATGCGAGGGCGAGGAGGTGGCGCTGATCGGCGGCGGCAATTCGGCGGGTCAGGCTGTCGTTTTCCTGGCGCCGAAGGTAAAGCATCTGCATCTCATCGTGCGCCGCCCGCTCGAAGCGACGATGTCGAAATATCTCATCGACCGTATCCAGGCGCTGCCGAACGTGTCGCTGCATGTCGGCAAGGAGATCGTGTCGCTGGACGGCGATGCATCCGGTCTGCGCGGTGCCACCTTCCGCGAAATCCGCAGTGGTACCGAGAAGTCGCTGCCGCTGCGCCACCTGTTCCTGTTCATCGGCGCCGACCCAAATGCCGACTGGTTGGAAGGTTGTGTCGCGACAGACGGCAAGGGCTTCGTGATCACCGGCGCCGAATTCGACCGCGCCACGGCACGGCCGCCGCATCCGCTCGAGACCAGCGTGCCCGGCGTTTTCGCCATCGGCGATGTGCGCGCCGGCTCGACCAAGCGCGTCGGCGCGGCGATCGGCGAGGGCGCCGCGGTGGTGTCGCAGATCCATCAGGTGCTGGCGCTGGCCGACGAGCCGATGCCCCAGGCGGCGGAGTGA
- a CDS encoding pyridoxamine 5'-phosphate oxidase family protein: protein MFHDGNRQLQDRFASRRIADRLEEKLTRTAFTADDKAYIESCPYFFIATVDADGRPDCSFKGGMPGFVRVTGDSELAFPDYDGNGMFKSLGNLLVNANVGLLFIALHDKPKRLRVNGSARVLHDDPLLAETVGAQLIVRVQARAIFPNCPRYIPEMQMTGPSLYTPQPKCDPPEPRWKEFDDFKDYVPPRHPTWRG from the coding sequence ATGTTCCATGACGGCAACCGGCAACTCCAGGACCGTTTCGCCAGCCGCCGCATCGCCGACCGGCTCGAGGAAAAGCTGACGCGGACGGCTTTCACCGCCGACGACAAGGCATACATCGAGAGCTGTCCGTATTTCTTTATCGCGACCGTCGACGCCGACGGCCGCCCCGACTGCTCGTTCAAGGGCGGCATGCCCGGCTTCGTGCGGGTGACGGGCGACTCCGAGCTGGCGTTTCCGGACTATGACGGTAACGGCATGTTCAAGAGCCTCGGCAATCTTCTGGTCAATGCCAATGTCGGGCTGCTGTTCATCGCCCTGCATGACAAGCCAAAGCGGCTCCGCGTCAATGGCAGCGCGCGCGTCCTGCACGACGACCCCCTGCTCGCCGAAACGGTCGGCGCGCAGCTCATCGTCCGGGTGCAAGCGCGCGCCATTTTCCCGAACTGTCCACGCTATATTCCCGAGATGCAGATGACGGGACCTTCGCTCTACACGCCGCAACCCAAGTGCGACCCGCCGGAGCCGCGGTGGAAGGAATTCGACGACTTCAAGGATTACGTGCCGCCGCGGCATCCGACCTGGCGGGGATAA